Within Limanda limanda chromosome 17, fLimLim1.1, whole genome shotgun sequence, the genomic segment ACCAAAACCTTTTACATATCAAATTGTTCTATGTTGATGTTCTTCTCACTTTCAGTCTTCATTTGAATGAAAATACAgatgtgtatttacatattgaACAATCAAGATACATGAAAATAATGTATTAGAATAAACCTCACAGATTTCCAAACATATCTGttatttaattctttaaatAAATCGTTTGAGAGCAACTGAGAACATAAAAAAATTGTGAAACACGGTCGGTACCAAGAGCCACGAGACCCAAGGAGGTTCAGCGGTCGCTCTTCATTGGCTGCGTCTCACTTCCTCCTCGATGTGATTGGCCGCAGCGGTGGTACAGGTAGGGAGAGGACGGGGGCTTCTGGGAAGGTGCagggtgagggtgggggggagttTTCTGGAAGCAGGAGGGGCACATGCAGGAGGTGGTCGGACTGACGGATGGGAGGCAGGAAGTGGGGGCGTCTGTCTCTCCTGTGACTCTCTGCTGGGTCAGTCCGTCTGAGGCCTGTCTCTCCACTGCACCCGGACCACAGCTGCTTGCTTGAGTCCTTCTCTCTATCATCTGCCAGGTCCAGACTCTGAAGACAATCACTGAGCCCGGCGTCTGTCTCAGTGAGCGATGCCGCTGCACAGTCCACCTTCACCCTgtagctcctcttcctcctcttctgatgCTGCTTCTCTTTGATCGCAGGGTCCTGTGATGTCTGAAGTGGAGTCACCGATCTGCCCTGCCGGCCCACGCTCCTGCCACTGACTCCTGCAGGTGGAcagatgtgagaaaacagcgGTGTGTCCTGCTTCCCAGACCAGGTACCAGCTCTCCTGTGTGGATCATCCAACACCGTGCTGGACTGAAGATCCTCTGACCCCAGTGGGCACAGAGTTGTTGCTGGGACACGGTTGCTTGTCAGTATGTCTGTAAAAGTGTGAACCTCTGAAGctgcagagttgtgtgtgtttgcaggcaaCACGGCCAAGGACCTGCAGAACAGAGAGCGCAGTCGTCTGTGGGGGGGGACGCCGCGCCCAAAAGGTCCCATGctgggaaacagaggaggagggcgaaGGGGGGAAGAGGGTGTTGAATCTGCAGCTTTCCTCTGAAGTTTTTTATCCATATTAATATCTGGAAATGTACTTCACGTGTCCCTCAGATGTCCTCAAAGTATACGTCTCATTCCACTGATCAAAAGTGCATAAAAATACACCACAGTCCAAAGTGAAGTCTTCTTTAAAGTTGTACTTGTTTAAAACCTCAGAAAACATACAAGTGTCCATATGGAGGTAGTAGGTTtttggcaaaaataaaaaaaatgcctgAAGAAGATAATATGACAACAGCGATAACAGTCAGACTCTTCATCTTTACAAGAAGATGCTTGTGGTCTTCATGACAAATTACAAAGGCTTCAAATGACTTAAAGCACCTagactcatcctcctccattAATGTCAGCTCCTCTGCCTCAGCTCATCTGTTCCTCTCTGTCGGATGTTCAGTCTGTTTGAATCTGACTTTTTTCACTCAGCCATGGACGACACACATCCCTGTTTGGAACGACGCACCcaccttctctctttcatcGCGCTGCCCTACGGGACATGAGACTCCGTCCCTCCACCACACAACTCCACCTCTATGGATTATGAACATGAAAGAAGAGAGGTTGTTTATTTACATAAGAAAATAAGAGCCGCACATAGGTTATTGCTGATATATTGTTtatacacacaataacacatgaAGGCTTCACCCAATGCTCATTATCTAAAATGATATTCTCCCGGGCAGTTCCTGACTTAAAAGAAATGATCGACTGAATGACTCAATTAGATTTTGTCCTTTGAagatcaaaggtcaaggttacgATGACCTCATGTTCTTAGGAATGGGATCCAACAGGTACACGCACAATCACATAGTTCAACGGCTCTTATCCgataaacacatttcatttacCTTCATTGATTCTTGCTGGACGTGCTTCTTTTAGTAAGGTGATGCAAAACAAACATTCTATAGTCTTCTTAAATGTTCTTTATATTATAATTTAGCCAAAATTTAAGACCCTTCAGTTATCtattgtattaatttattttactttagcTAAAGTTTGTATTTGAGTATTTTCAGTAGAATAAGAAAACATTTGACCGACATATAGTTCCGGACCTGGCCGGAGGTGGCGCTGCTCACTGCACTGAAGAGGATCAACCTCCTCTCGGTCTCCTCTTGTTAAATCTACGGCATCAGACCGGAAGTGATCGTTTGTTCCGTGAGGTGAAGATCAGCAGTAGAAGACAAACGTAAACATTAAGGTAAAATCACGCGTTATTTCTCCGgtgtgcgtgagtgtgcgtGAGTGCGGGGCTCAGGGCGCGTGTTCGTCAAACTGTGCGGGAgcgtgtgcgtgagtgtgcgGGTCACagcgggagggggggcggggtgagGTCAGGACGAGGAGGGCAAAGTCACACGTAACAGATGGTAATGGAGGAACCAGGCTTCCGGTAGAGAGACAGGGGGACACCGGGGGAGAGACAGGGGGACACCGGagtgagagggacagagagtcCGGTAGAGAGACAGGGGGACACCGGGGGAAGAGGGACCAGGCTGCTGGTAGAGAGGCAAGGGACACCGGGGGAAGAGGGACCAGGCTGCCGGTAGAGAGACAGGGGGACACcgggagaagaggagcagagagtcCGGTAGAGAGACAGGGGGACACCAGGGGGAAGACGAGCAGAGAGTCCGgtagagagacagggggagagggacagagagtccggtagagagaaagggggacaccggggggagagagacacagagtccggtagagagacagggggacaccggggaagagagggacagagagtccggtagagagacagggggacaccggggaagagagggacacagagtcCGGTAGAGAGATAGGGGGACACCGgggggagagggacagagagtcCGGTAGAGAGACGGGGGGACACCGGGgaagagagggacacagagtcCGGTAGAGAGACAGGGGGACACCGGGGGAAGAGGGACACAGAGTCCGGTAGAGAGACAGGGGGACACCGGGgaagagagggacacagagtcCGGTAGAGAGACAGGGGGACACCGGGGGAAGAGGGACACAGAGTCCGGTAGAGAGACAGGGGGACACCGGGgaagagagggacacagagtcCGGTAGAGAGACTTCAATTTTTAAAGTTTACTTAAAACTgtgcaggacacacaaacacatggaatCACATAGACTCAGATGAATCcatgaaagaaatataaaagcATATCTAAGATaaagtggaaaataaaagaGTAGTAATCGAACATAATTAAATAGGAAATAATCTAGTGAGTGATTCACCTAGAGCTGGtgtcaccaaccttttttagactgagagctacttcaaaggtactgagtagtacgaagggctacttgtttccagtggtgggaagtaacaaagtagaagtACTTCGTTACTAGTagaaagtagaaatacttcgttactgtacttaagtagatttttcacatatctgtactttacttgagtatttattttcctgacgacttttaactcgttacatttgagcacaaatatctgtactttctacttcttacattctcaaaactggctcgttatgcagcggaggttggcggaacgtgcacctttacacacggcgcacctctctctcgctctctcgctcctgcaggagctcggttcagtctttattattagggcccaggcactgacagacatgaggccctattgaaattgtaaggattattattcaggcaaatgaattggctttttgagggcttttattaggtgactttacataattttttgaaggtattcctttttcgattcacattcgttttccctttcctgcttcgtgtcaacatctgcacataaatacatagctcgaagcagcaagtggttaacttttcttaaagaaaatattggaacaacttcaagcagggttgtgtcttcactttgtcgtccctacaggcaagataccctacaggtgtattgtcaccctgcttccaacaaatgcaaacacaaacacaggcccattcaatgaagatagtctaatgataaataaacaggcttacatgtagatgtgtggacAACCTGGCGGGCAGgattacaggcaggtaaacatccaggcagttacacaatacagctaatagacacaaaaggttcatttggtctattaatgttcttaggtagaatcaagaggcacttctttattctgttgtgttgattctttgttgtctctagaagttcagatgcacttgtccaatacttttttaacctcagcatctcaggttcaaaatttgtaaaattatacaatatatatatagtgttgttataatttttcagtcagtcgaaataaatcctgaactgaacaaggcctactataaaaagcacttagcatttttaattttggtacttgtacttttacttttggtacttaagtacatttcaacaccagatactttggatacttaagtacatttaatatgagcaactctaagacttttactcaagtcattttctgacaggtgacttttacttttaccggagtcactttcaagtaagatatctgtacttttactcaagtatggctttcaagtacttgatacaccactgcttgttttatacaaacgtcctgaataatagagttgcacagatcaccttttaatattattaataatatatgtgaagagactgtctgatcaagttaatgttaattattcctcggaataattattaacaatgatttccacaacaatgattgtaggaagcagatatattaatacatgcaaaatgtatttctgttaaactgtttcaactttgctttaattcaacttaatttaagtacttttggtgacatttatcactacatgcctccatcagtctgttctttttcaaaagtagataaaaaataaccaaataaccacttataagcactttgttacaagatgataaagctcaaccaaaaataacacattcatatgactggggtgtaatgtttctaagtgtcttcttcattttttgggtctcatactgtcagctgccagagttttcagacctaaaatccatacaagtctctcctcatgtcctccttcattcactgtgaacccaagagcaagacaggcttcatcttactttcttttcaacttggtgacatttatcactacattcctccatcagtctgtactttttaaaaaatagagaaaaaattaattcaattaaaatcactttgtcacaaagatgataaagctcaaccaaaaagaacacatgcatgtaacagggtgtaatgtttcttagtgtcttcttaatttgtttggtctcatagagttttcagacataaaatacacacttgtctctcctcatgtcctaccacattgactgtgaacccaagagcaagaaaggcttcatcttactttcttttcaacttggtttttgaacactgtctcttgtttgtccctgaccggctgcctcacgtgaacgatgctctccactgtgtgtgtctctgagcgagtgggtgggggcggggcggagccccggggcctgagtgtgtgcgcgaCGTGCAcgtcactgcacagggagccgctgcagaggagctgaagcCGCGGGCTGCTGACCACTGGCTActgcgaaagagcgatttgtttactgctccgccgttaaagagatgcagacgtcaaaacattagttcggctctAATAATAGTtgcgcctcacatttcctcctaacggtcgcgcgccccacacagtttgagaatgtgctgtctggacacacacacacacacacacacatgtccccctcccggtcgcgcgccctagctgtttgagaatcactggcatagagtgagatggcggtttgactattttttaaatttcaaatttaattattttttggttgttttttttaaaaatttttaGGCTTTTAATTTAGAGCATGCCTTGCGGGCGACCAGGTGCCCATGGGCACCGTGTTGGTGACCCCTGACCTAGAGACATAAGATAAgaaaagttattattataattatgacaAGCCAGTGAATGAGCTAACAATGAGCTAACGATCACTAATCCTTCTCCTCTCATGTCTTGTTACAGATGGCTCACAGGCTCCTGCTCCGTAGAATTTGGACGCTGTCTTCGAAAGAGATCCGCTGCCTCCCGTCCTCCACTGCCTCCgtcgcctcctcctctttctcctcctcctctttctccacctcCCTGCAGTCCAACACACCCCGGgggctcctcctctctccatcacgCACCCTTCCTCACACCTTCAGCCGGGCCGTCTCCTTCAATGTCCAGGACCACGACGACTTCACAGAGAGGGTCATCAACAGCGAGCTGCCCGTGCTCGTCGACTTCCACGCACAGTGAGTAAAGTCACGTGTGAATCTTTTTAGTCTTttagtttgagagcaggacgtATTGATTTCACGTTCAGACTTTATAATACGGTCTTTGAAAACTCTTATATTGAACTttaacctgcagaaaccctgattCATGCTCTTTCTAAAGACCTTTGATTTACAGATCTCTTTTCTCTCGACTCTCGGGGACTTGAACCTCATGACTACacatgttacagtgtgtgtttgtgtttcgctgtttaaaaatacacatgcaTGTACGTACACATGAGAACCACTGTGAGGGATTCCCCTGACAAGTCGTGCAAGGTTACACAACAGCTCCAGTTACAGTCACTGGTTGGACTGGGAACTGTAGAGGGGTCTTCACCTCACTGAAGGGTCTGGATTTGTTATTGCAGATTCTATTTCTGGTGCTTTCTGACGACAGGAGTGAACCTCAGTGTGTTTTACGTGGATCTAGTCACAGTTGTATTCCTCCTGAACAGCTTtcacaaaataatatttttattgttgtatATTTGTAGCAGTCTAACTCCATTCTGTTGTAACGTttgtcgtgtttgtgtgttgttcatCAGGTGGTGTGGTCCCTGTAAGATCCTCGGGCCGAGGCTGGAGAAGGCGATAGCGAACCAGAAAGGCCGCGTTGCCATGGCGAAAGTTGACATCGACGATCACACAGACCTCGCTATTGAATACGGGGTgagagttgtttttattatgttaGCGTCTAAACTTTGAGGTTTGTAGTTTGTGTAGAGAACAAATTGTTAGTTGCCGTGAATGAAATTGTGCTAAAATTACACTAGCTGTCAAAAGTGTATGATTTAAAATTGTTATAGTTGCATAACTTAAAGTTGTTGGTTGTATGTCACATGACTTCCTGCGTCCTCCAGGTGTCTGCTGTCCCGACAGTCATCGCCATACGCGGGGGGGACGTCGTCGGCCAGTTTGTCGGGATCAAAGACGACGACGAGCTGGAGTCGTTTGTCAGCAAAGTCCTTGAAAAGTGAAGCATCcgtccccgccccccccccactcaccaacatacttcttctttcttttgtaCGACTCCAACATGGCCGGCAGCCCTGCGCCGCCATCTTGAACCTGTTTAGCAGGCGCCAACAATAATTACAGCCACGCCACCATCACAGCTGGCAAACTCTCAAACTCTCAACCGCTCACACCCACAGATAGACACACTGCCTCAGCTGCTCCCGTCTCGCTCTGCTTCCTCTTGTCTAGCGCTGGGTGTGCGCCTCCATTAGCCTTTTAGTTCACGCTGTGCTCCATTTTGGAGCGGCTCCATTTCTCTTGAATAATGTgacggctcctcggctcctttCCATAACCCTGGAGCTGCCGAGCTGGTGTGGTGTAACAGTTTCATGTTAAAGTCTGTAGAAGGGAACGTACACAGCTGTTACGCACTTATACTGTTTCACATGAGGGACGAGCATTTGTAGTTTTAACGTTGAACAGGATTTAACTTAAAACCAGACGATACTGAATGAGAATCGTGACAGTGTTAACTGTAGTTCCTGCTTTTCTCCAGGAGAGGGTGGcatttctttaacatggcaaAGCCACACATGGTCATTTTACACCATTATGCCTAATACTGTGAGAggaaggtgtgtttgtgtgtgtgtgtgcgtgtgtgtctgtgtgtgtgtttgtctttaggTCCTGACTGTGAAGCTGACGTCGAGCAGGAATTGCAAATTCtgacttttatttagtttattactGAAATGAACTCTATGTACAGAAAGCATGTGATAAAAGTCAATAATAAAGAAAACGAAAGATGTTCTGTATTcaacttgtgttttttcctgcGTTTGAAAAAAGAAGATGGTGGTTTTACTTTGATCACCTCCGCCCAGGATTTGATGTTTCTTTAccgtttgtctgtgtgtttgtcagcaggatttactaaaaactactgaaccggTTTTCTTGAAACGAGCTGGAAGGTTTGAGTTTGTTCCAACGATAACAAATTAACTTTTGGAGTAGATTCAATTAAAGGGGCACAGACAGGAATGTGAAATGTAGTGTGTCTCCACATTGTTGTGGATTCGTATAGAAATAACCAGATATCGTTAGGTAAAAGAAATTGAATGTAAGAAGCCTGCTGGGCTTTGGTAGAGGTCAGTGCTCTCACTGTTATTATAGTAAGttcatgtttattgttttcagCCCATTACTTATGCGCTGAAAGTTACTATTTGTGCTCAAGATAATTAAAATGCATAAGAAATATAGTATAGGGGTAAGTACCTTGAGTTTTTGTAGCATCACCATAAGTTCAGtttatgttttctgttgtaGTTGTGGTGAAATTCTCAGCCTATAACTCAAACCCTTGAAGTTTCTGGAAACATCCGAGGTAGGAGATGAAATGTCTTAGATCCAAAAAGGGCGTTGGTCAACTTTGCAGCAATGGAAATTAAGTTTATTGACAGAAGGCTGATTCAAATCTGTTGTATTTCATCTGCTGGTTTTTTGTGCATCAGATGGTGAACTTGCTTTTTAATCATAGGAATGTCAAATGTTGTAATGTTTTCAccctttctgtttgtttgtaagccagattacacaaaaactcccGAATGTGTTCACAagaaacttgttggaaggaagtgttctgtgtgtatttattgaattcaagggtccttggcagaggaatgTGCTCCACTGACAATCTCGTTTGCTTCGGATTTCACTTTTAGTCATTCAGACATCATTTTATAGTCATTCAGCTACTTTTTATTACTCTGTCTCTTCAGTGGATTCGcccctttgttttctcttttaattgAATTGTGTCCAACTTGTTCATTTGCTGcacttttaatatatatttatatatataataaactaataataataaggccAGATTTGAAGAGCCTTGAGTAAACAAGGTGAAATGGGGCTGAAGCAGACAGCAGCCAACCTGCAGTCAGACAGTTATTACATCATCATTCCCTCCTCTCTCAAAAAATCATTATCCTTCCCATCCTGGTGCATGAAGTCATCCCCAGCTGACAGAATCATGCACCGACCTGCAGACGCCTCTGAAGAGAGATCATCAGTTGACATGTTCCCTCTGCACGTTCACTGGTCCTGGCTCCGAGTCGCCAGGGGACAGaatcctcagcagcagccagaagCACAGACCCGgtggtatttgtttttttgcaaagaGGGAATTCCACTGGCATTACAAAGGCAGgtgatgagagagggaggtgatCCAGATGTACAGACATGGCTGTTGTGAGCCGGATGAAAGACATTCTTGCAGAGTGTGTGGGTCTGTACCACAGCACCTCGGTAAATGATCTCCCATTTTAACCAGCGTcgaccttcttcttcttgtcagCTCGTGTGCGTTCCAGTAATCACTGACTGGTCTGCAGGCCGCAGGGCTCATGACTCaatctgcccccccgccccaggACACACATATCTGTCTCATCCTCATTGTCTGACCTCAGACACACAAGCGAGGTGAGTGTGGAGATGACGACAAGCTCCAAAGGTTCAAGAGCAGCAGTAACTCTACACcttttgtgtaaaaaacaaTAGACCACACCTCCACCCTGGCTcccgctgtctctctctcttactcaacCACTCTTATGACCATataaggcaaaaaaaaagacaggggAAGccagtggctgctgctgctgctgctgagcaaaCCGCCTGAGAGACGCTGAGGGGCAGAGTTGCAGAATTTTTCTGGTGCCTCCGTCCTAATCTGCTTCGCCGCTCTCTGCGCCtgaaactgtgaatgtttgCTGAGAGTTTGTTTGAAAATTAAAGTGCCTGATGACACGGAGGCCAAATGCTCTGGCTGCGAGGTCGAGACATGGCCGTGgtcctttctgtgtgtgtgggagaaacTCTGCAACAACAGATCTGCTGCAGCCTGAGAGAAATCTGTGTTTATAGTAAATATGTTGCTGTATTTGTGTTAGAAACACACGCTGCCCTCCAACTTGTTCGGCCTCGGCTCTGCTCCAGACTAAAACCAGCCTGAGACAAAACAACCTCTGCTGCTTGGTAGCCCTCCATCTTTCTCCCATGCATCATAACAGCACTCAGGGCTCACGATGACGTGTAGGCGTGCATTGGCCAGGTTGTGAAAGCAGTTCAGATgatgaaggaggaaagagacGGGTTAACAAAAGAGGGGAAGCTTTGCGTAGTTTCCCTTGACTTCACATTCCTCAGTTCTGTGAGTCAACATGTGTGTTATCGCTGCTTTTAGTGAGCTGATGACTGTggaaatgaagaggaggatggaggggggAGCAGACAGAATAAATGGCTGAAGTCTTATTGTTGCATAAACTTAGAAGCTGAAGTCGATCCTGATTATTCTTTGTGGTTCTCGACTGttcgggacacacacacaccagcattaTCATGTCAACAGAATAAGTGGTTTGAGCAGGAGGGCGTTGCACATGCTGGGGAAGGATGttgaacaaaacacaagttGTTGGAATGAGCGGCGACATGTTTTCCCGGGGATCCCATtaaaagcatgtgtgtgttggattgtgTCTCAGTGCAAGTCAGGTAAGAGGTTACAGCTGGAAGGTCTCAGATCTGAGCCTCTGtatatttatacacatttcCATGTTCATGGATGagggcacgcacacacacagacacacacaatcacacagtcaTATTCTCACAGAGACACTGGAGCATGAACGTCCACACACATGAATTCACACAAGTAATTACACGGCGGGAGCGGTCAGTGAGTTAACATGGCACCCTTTTAATGTGCTGACACTGAATGGGTCCTTTTTCCCCCGACTGGATGATAAAATGGCTTTGCACACCCTGAATTACAGACACACCCTGCTGCTATTACAACCGactgaaggaaagagagagagagagactaggTCACAGTGAAAAGGAGGGCGTGAGGtagatagagggagggagggagggagggagggagggagggaggg encodes:
- the txn2 gene encoding thioredoxin, mitochondrial, whose translation is MAHRLLLRRIWTLSSKEIRCLPSSTASVASSSFSSSSFSTSLQSNTPRGLLLSPSRTLPHTFSRAVSFNVQDHDDFTERVINSELPVLVDFHAQWCGPCKILGPRLEKAIANQKGRVAMAKVDIDDHTDLAIEYGVSAVPTVIAIRGGDVVGQFVGIKDDDELESFVSKVLEK